The DNA region CGCGGTCGGCGATCAGCTGCATGCCCTCATCGTGGCGACCGAGTGCAGCGCTGCTGAGCTCGATCGATACGCGCCACGGAGTACCCCGGGCGACCAGGATAGGCCACGACCGGAGCGATCTTGCTCAACTGCTCGCAGTCATCGCTGCTGATGCCGGAGTAGGGGGCGAGGATCACATCTGGCTTGGTGTTGGCTACAGCCTCAAAGTCGATGCCGACCGTCTCATCAAACAGAACCGGAGTCTCTGCGCCGAGTTCCTTCAGCTTCTCCTCGGTCCACGGTAGGACGCCGTCGCCGTCGTCATCGCCGAAGTTCGCGGCAGCGAACCCGATCGGGACAATGTCCAGCGCGAGCAGGACTTCCTCGTTGGTCCACTGCACCGTTGCCACACGCTCCTGCTTCGCATTGATTGTGGTGCTGCCGAACGCGTGCTCGATCGTCACAGGGAAAGCGCCGCCGCCGCTCAAGGAAATGGCTGGGTTGGCCGCCGATTGCGATGATGCTTCGTCAGCGCATTGGCGTTGAGCGGTGTGTCATGGGTTGGTGACCGCGGTTGGCTCGGGACTGTGCACGTTCAGGTCTGAGCGATACCTGGAGTACTCATACGCGACCAGGAGAAAAGCGCCCGCCCGGCGCGGTCGGAAGCCAACTTCCGTCCTGCACAAGGCGGGCGCTTTGTTGTCTACTCGGGGATTTCCCCGATTAGTCGCGCGGCTTCAGGTGGCTCGGGCGGCGCGAGTCGCGCGGTCGGCCATCATCAGCATGCTCCTGGCGGGGAGCTGGACGATCGCCGTCTGGGCGCGGGCCGTCGTTGCGCGGACCTTCGCGGCGTGGGCCGTCGCGACGCGGGCCACCAGGGCGCGGACCGCTGTTGCGCGGGGCGCGTGGCGGCGGCATCTCGCCGGTGATCACAGCGCGGCGCGATGCGTCGATCTTGCCGTCCGGTCGAACCTCGGTCACAACGACGTCGATCTTGTCACCGACGGCCACCACATCCTCGGCGCGCTCGACGCGCTCGGCAGCGAGCTGTGAGATGTGGACGAATGCGTCGCGACCCGGAGCGATTTCGACGAACACACCGGCTGGGATGATCGTCTTGATCGGGCCGCTCAGCCGCTCGCCAACCTGTGGCTCGTAGGTGAGCTTGCGGATCTGGGCGACTGCTTCGTCGGTGGCTTCCTGCCCGACGCCGGACACGTAGACAGTACCGTCATCCTCGATGTCGATCTTGGTGCCGGTCGACTCCTGGATGCCGCGGATGATCTTGCCGCCCGGGCCGATCACCGCGCCGATCTGGTCGGTCTTGATCTTCACCGAGACGATGCTCGGTGCGAACTCGGACCGCTGCGTGCGCGGCTCGGAGATCGCTTCGGCCATCTTGCCGAGGATGAACAGACGGCCTTCGCGGGCCTGTGCAAGTGCCTCGCTCATGATCTGCGGCGTAATGCCTTTGACCTTGATGTCCATCTGGATCGCGGTGATGCCCTCTTCGGTGCCCGCGACCTTGAAGTCCATGTCACCCAGCGCGTCCTCGACGCCCTGAATGTCGGTCAGGATGCGGTAGCGGCCCTCGTCGTCGGTGACAAGGCCCATCGCCACGCCTGCTACCGGCGCTGAGATCGGCACACCGGCGTCCATGAGCGCCATCGTCGAGCCGCAGACGCTCGCCATCGAGGACGAACCGTTCGAGCTCATGACCTCGGAGACGAGTCGTAGGACGTACGGGAACTCTGTTTCCTCCGGCAAGACCGGCAGCAGAGCGCGCTCTGCCAGTGCACCGTGGCCGATGTCACGGCGGGACGGTCCGCGCATCCGGCGGACCTCACCAACGCTATACGGCGGGAAGTTACTAGTGGTGCATGTAGCGCTTCCCGATGTCTCCAAGGCCGAGGCCGTCGAGCATCTGATCTTCATGGTCGACCCGAGCGTGGCAACGGTGACAACCTGTGTCTGGCCACGCGTGAAGATCGCCGAGCCGTGCGCGCGCGGCAGGTAGCCGGTCTCGCACCAGATCGGTCGAATCTCCGACGGATTGCGTCCGTCCGGGCGGTCGCCGCGATCGAGGATCGCCTTGCGAACCGTGGCCTTGGTCAGCGCGTCGAAAGCATTGCTGTAGGTCTTGGTTGCGGTGGCGACATCTTCGCCGGCGGCCCGCGCCTGATCGACGAAGTGCTGGATTGTCTCACGACGAAGCGTCGACGTTGCGTTCTGGCGGGCTTCCTTGTCGGCGTGGAACAGCGCGCCGTCGAGTCGATCGCCAACATACGTGCGGATCGATTCGACGATGTCTTCATTCTTCGGCGCGACCTTCGCCTCGCGCTTGGTCTTGCCGACGCGCTCCTGCAGCCGCAGTTGCGCCGCGACGATGCGA from Thermomicrobiales bacterium includes:
- a CDS encoding ABC transporter substrate-binding protein, whose amino-acid sequence is MTIEHAFGSTTINAKQERVATVQWTNEEVLLALDIVPIGFAAANFGDDDGDGVLPWTEEKLKELGAETPVLFDETVGIDFEAVANTKPDVILAPYSGISSDDCEQLSKIAPVVAYPGRPGYSVARIDRAQQRCTRSPR
- a CDS encoding polyribonucleotide nucleotidyltransferase; amino-acid sequence: MDNRPNIIEERLEIAGRELVFETGRIAGLADGAVTVRYGDTVVLSTAEGEEEPREGMDFFPLTVDYEERMYAAGKIPGGFIKREGRPTEHAILSARLTDRPLRPLFPSGYRNEVQIISTVLSADQVNDPDILSINGASAALMISSVPFMGPVGAVRIGYIDGQIVVNPLESDHDKNELDMVVAGTDDAIMMVEGEAREVPEQLLVDAIAMAHDEIRRIVAAQLRLQERVGKTKREAKVAPKNEDIVESIRTYVGDRLDGALFHADKEARQNATSTLRRETIQHFVDQARAAGEDVATATKTYSNAFDALTKATVRKAILDRGDRPDGRNPSEIRPIWCETGYLPRAHGSAIFTRGQTQVVTVATLGSTMKIRCSTASALETSGSATCTTSNFPPYSVGEVRRMRGPSRRDIGHGALAERALLPVLPEETEFPYVLRLVSEVMSSNGSSSMASVCGSTMALMDAGVPISAPVAGVAMGLVTDDEGRYRILTDIQGVEDALGDMDFKVAGTEEGITAIQMDIKVKGITPQIMSEALAQAREGRLFILGKMAEAISEPRTQRSEFAPSIVSVKIKTDQIGAVIGPGGKIIRGIQESTGTKIDIEDDGTVYVSGVGQEATDEAVAQIRKLTYEPQVGERLSGPIKTIIPAGVFVEIAPGRDAFVHISQLAAERVERAEDVVAVGDKIDVVVTEVRPDGKIDASRRAVITGEMPPPRAPRNSGPRPGGPRRDGPRREGPRNDGPRPDGDRPAPRQEHADDGRPRDSRRPSHLKPRD